One genomic window of Pseudoxanthomonas sp. includes the following:
- the panD gene encoding aspartate 1-decarboxylase produces the protein MQLSLLKTKIHRATVTHSELNYEGSIAIDGNLLEATGIREFEQVHIWDVTNGARFSTYALRADEGSGIISLNGGAARHVQVGDIIIIAAFASMSEAEADLFKPTLVYVDGQNRITHTNESIPKQAA, from the coding sequence ATGCAACTGAGCCTGCTCAAGACCAAGATCCACCGCGCCACCGTCACCCATTCCGAGCTGAACTACGAAGGGTCCATCGCCATCGATGGCAACCTGCTGGAAGCCACCGGCATCCGCGAGTTCGAGCAGGTCCACATCTGGGACGTCACCAATGGCGCCCGTTTCAGCACTTATGCCCTGCGTGCCGACGAAGGCAGCGGCATCATCTCGCTCAACGGCGGCGCGGCCCGCCATGTACAGGTTGGCGACATCATCATCATCGCGGCGTTCGCCTCCATGAGCGAAGCCGAAGCCGATCTGTTCAAGCCCACCCTGGTGTACGTGGACGGGCAGAACCGCATTACCCACACCAACGAGTCCATCCCAAAGCAGGCGGCCTGA
- the pgi gene encoding glucose-6-phosphate isomerase translates to MSKFDALQSHAARLRGTRAPALLEQDPARASDFALRVGPLYASFARQGYDRDALAALHALASDLDLKAAYQRLFTGEIVNPTEGRAALHTALRGNLTGAKVAQDAYAEAASVRAHMGRLVAALEASEVTDIVSVGIGGSDLGPRHVADALRPVAPKLRVHFISNVDGAAAQRTLAGLNPATTAAILISKTFGTQETLLNGKILADWLGGSARLYAVSANPDRAAKAFDIPSERVLPMWDWVGGRYSLWSAVGFPIALAIGFQQFEALLDGAALMDQHVLETPAESNLAIRHALTAVWNRNVLGHAAHGVMTYDQRLALLPNYLQQLVMESLGKSTRIDGTPVDVDTVPVWWGGAGTDVQHSFFQALHQGTQIVPLDFVGTIHNDDPYAENHVALMSNLLAQSEALANGQSSDDPHRSYAGGRPSTMILLDALTPQSLGALIAMYEHSVYAQSLAWGINAFDQFGVELGKQLASGLLPALKGEAEADDPVTKALLEQIRTR, encoded by the coding sequence ATGTCCAAGTTCGATGCGTTGCAGTCCCATGCCGCGCGCCTGCGCGGTACCCGCGCCCCGGCGCTGTTGGAACAGGATCCTGCACGCGCATCGGACTTCGCGCTGCGCGTCGGGCCGCTGTACGCCAGTTTCGCGCGCCAGGGCTATGACCGCGACGCACTGGCCGCGTTGCATGCACTGGCCAGTGACCTGGATCTGAAGGCGGCTTACCAGCGGCTGTTCACCGGCGAGATCGTCAACCCGACCGAAGGCCGCGCCGCGCTGCACACCGCGCTGCGCGGCAATCTGACCGGCGCGAAGGTCGCGCAGGACGCCTACGCAGAGGCGGCCAGCGTGCGCGCACACATGGGCAGGCTGGTCGCCGCGCTGGAAGCCAGCGAGGTCACCGACATCGTCAGCGTCGGCATCGGTGGCTCGGACCTGGGACCGCGCCACGTGGCCGACGCACTGCGTCCGGTCGCCCCGAAGCTGCGCGTGCATTTCATCTCCAACGTCGACGGTGCCGCTGCGCAGCGAACGCTGGCCGGCCTGAATCCTGCGACCACCGCCGCGATCCTGATTTCCAAGACCTTCGGCACCCAGGAAACCCTGCTCAACGGCAAGATCCTGGCCGACTGGCTGGGTGGCAGCGCGCGCCTGTACGCAGTCAGCGCCAATCCCGATCGTGCCGCCAAGGCGTTCGATATTCCCAGCGAGCGCGTGCTGCCGATGTGGGACTGGGTCGGCGGGCGTTATTCGCTGTGGTCGGCGGTCGGTTTCCCGATCGCGCTGGCGATCGGCTTCCAGCAGTTCGAGGCGCTGCTCGATGGCGCCGCGTTGATGGACCAGCACGTGCTGGAAACCCCGGCCGAATCCAACCTGGCCATCCGCCACGCGCTGACCGCAGTGTGGAACCGCAACGTGCTGGGCCATGCCGCGCACGGCGTGATGACCTACGACCAGCGCCTGGCGCTGCTGCCCAATTACCTGCAGCAACTGGTGATGGAAAGCCTGGGCAAGTCCACGCGCATCGACGGCACGCCGGTGGACGTGGACACCGTGCCGGTGTGGTGGGGCGGGGCGGGCACCGACGTGCAGCACAGCTTCTTCCAGGCGCTGCACCAGGGCACGCAGATCGTGCCGCTGGATTTCGTCGGCACCATCCACAATGACGATCCATATGCCGAGAACCACGTCGCGCTGATGTCCAACCTGCTGGCGCAGTCGGAAGCATTGGCCAATGGCCAGTCCAGCGACGACCCGCATCGCAGTTACGCCGGTGGCCGCCCGAGCACGATGATCCTGCTCGACGCGCTCACCCCGCAGTCGCTGGGCGCGCTGATCGCCATGTACGAGCACAGCGTCTACGCGCAGTCGCTGGCCTGGGGCATCAATGCCTTTGATCAGTTCGGCGTGGAGCTGGGCAAGCAGCTGGCCAGCGGCCTGCTGCCTGCGCTCAAGGGCGAAGCTGAAGCCGACGATCCGGTGACCAAGGCGTTGCTGGAACAGATCCGCACGCGCTGA
- the queG gene encoding tRNA epoxyqueuosine(34) reductase QueG yields the protein MSASSAAAPDPHALAARIRVLSRELGFQRCGIAGIELGQDEDHLRSWLAEGLYGSMDWMARHGDMRARPAELIPGTLRVISVGLDYGRNDSDDAWTTLANGERAYVARYALGRDYHKLMRNRLQKLAMRLQEEVGPIGHRVFVDSAPVLERALARNAGLGWIGKHTCLIDKDGGSWFFLGEIYVDIPLPVDAPASAHCGTCVRCIDVCPTQAIIAPHRLDARRCISYLTIEHDGAIPIELRKPIGNRIFGCDDCQLVCPWNKFAKRNDEPDFRARNDLDSATLPQLFAWEEDEFLRRTEGSAIRRSGHERWLRNIAVALGNAPSSPAVMEALASRREHASPLVREHVGWALAQHEA from the coding sequence ATGAGTGCTTCATCTGCCGCCGCTCCCGATCCCCACGCCCTGGCGGCGCGCATCCGCGTGCTGTCGCGCGAGCTGGGGTTCCAGCGCTGCGGCATCGCCGGAATCGAACTGGGCCAGGACGAAGACCACCTGCGCAGCTGGCTGGCCGAAGGCCTGTATGGATCGATGGACTGGATGGCCCGCCACGGCGACATGCGCGCGCGCCCAGCCGAGCTGATCCCCGGCACGCTGCGGGTGATCTCGGTGGGCCTGGACTACGGCCGCAACGATAGCGACGACGCCTGGACCACGCTGGCCAACGGCGAACGTGCCTACGTGGCGCGTTATGCGCTGGGCCGCGATTACCACAAGCTCATGCGCAACCGCCTGCAGAAACTGGCCATGCGCCTGCAGGAGGAAGTCGGTCCGATCGGTCACCGCGTGTTCGTCGATTCGGCACCGGTGCTGGAACGCGCCCTGGCCCGCAATGCCGGGCTGGGCTGGATCGGCAAGCACACCTGCCTGATCGACAAAGACGGCGGCTCGTGGTTTTTCCTGGGCGAGATCTACGTCGACATTCCCCTGCCGGTGGATGCGCCGGCCAGCGCGCATTGCGGCACCTGCGTGCGCTGCATCGACGTGTGCCCCACACAGGCGATCATCGCCCCGCATCGGCTGGATGCGCGCCGCTGCATTTCGTACCTGACCATCGAACACGACGGTGCGATCCCCATCGAGCTGCGCAAGCCGATCGGCAACCGCATCTTCGGTTGCGACGACTGCCAGCTGGTCTGCCCCTGGAACAAGTTCGCCAAGCGCAATGACGAACCGGATTTCCGCGCCCGCAACGACCTGGATAGCGCCACGCTGCCGCAGCTGTTCGCCTGGGAAGAAGACGAATTCCTGCGTCGCACCGAAGGCTCGGCGATCCGCCGCAGCGGCCACGAGCGCTGGCTGCGCAACATCGCCGTGGCGCTAGGCAACGCGCCGAGTTCACCGGCCGTGATGGAGGCACTGGCCAGCCGCCGCGAACACGCTTCGCCCCTGGTGCGTGAACACGTCGGCTGGGCGCTGGCGCAGCACGAGGCCTGA
- a CDS encoding NAD(P)H-hydrate dehydratase — MTALIPLHGSAAARALDEQASARLAGGAFELMQRAGRAAWQVLRDRWPQAQRITVICGPGNNGGDGYVLALAALQARREVVVLHLQDHTPRTGLSQRACTEYVAAGGRIALFPAQFPLADVVVDALFGIGLARAPEGEARELIEAINAQPAPVFALDVPSGIDASLAAAPGTAARAQATLQFIVRHHGLHTGAGLEHAGELLLDALGVPADLLQMSAPKAQLLEPATLSHWLRPRRRDTHKGESGRVLVIGGDLGHGGAIAMAAEAALRSGAGLVSVATRKAHVVPLLARRPEAMTHAVESGSDLQPLLDAADVIAIGPGLGQGDWGRALLRLALEAGKPLVLDADALNLIATAPRTLRDAIVTPHPGEAARLLGRSTANVQADRFGATAELCHQLQATVVLKGAGTLVASEGQIPRVIGAGNPGMATGGMGDVLTGVIAALRAQGLPAFEAASAGALLHSMAGDAAARRGQRGLLATDLFDHLQPLANPEPH; from the coding sequence ATGACGGCTTTGATTCCCTTGCATGGCAGTGCCGCGGCGCGTGCCCTGGACGAGCAGGCCAGCGCACGCCTGGCTGGTGGTGCCTTCGAACTCATGCAGCGTGCCGGTCGCGCCGCGTGGCAGGTGCTGCGGGACCGCTGGCCGCAGGCGCAGCGCATTACCGTGATCTGTGGGCCGGGCAACAATGGTGGTGATGGCTATGTGCTGGCGCTGGCGGCGTTGCAGGCGCGCCGCGAGGTGGTGGTGCTGCATCTGCAGGACCACACGCCGCGGACCGGGCTGTCCCAGCGCGCCTGCACCGAATACGTAGCCGCCGGCGGACGGATTGCATTGTTTCCCGCGCAGTTCCCATTGGCGGATGTGGTGGTGGATGCGCTGTTTGGCATCGGCCTGGCACGCGCACCGGAAGGTGAGGCGCGCGAGTTGATCGAAGCCATCAATGCGCAGCCCGCGCCGGTATTCGCGCTGGACGTGCCCAGTGGCATCGATGCATCGCTGGCCGCAGCACCGGGTACGGCGGCGCGCGCGCAGGCGACGCTGCAGTTCATCGTCCGCCACCATGGCCTGCATACCGGTGCTGGCCTGGAGCATGCGGGTGAACTGTTGCTGGATGCGCTGGGCGTCCCGGCCGATCTGTTGCAGATGAGCGCACCCAAGGCGCAGCTGCTGGAACCTGCAACGCTGTCGCACTGGCTGCGTCCGCGCCGCCGCGATACGCACAAGGGCGAGAGCGGGCGCGTATTGGTCATCGGCGGCGATCTCGGTCACGGTGGCGCCATCGCAATGGCGGCCGAAGCCGCGTTGCGCAGCGGTGCCGGGTTGGTCAGCGTGGCCACGCGCAAGGCACATGTCGTTCCGCTGCTGGCTCGCCGGCCTGAAGCGATGACCCACGCGGTTGAGTCCGGCAGCGATCTGCAGCCACTGCTTGATGCCGCGGACGTGATCGCCATCGGTCCCGGCCTGGGCCAGGGCGACTGGGGTAGGGCGCTGCTGCGCTTGGCACTGGAGGCCGGCAAGCCGCTGGTGCTCGATGCCGACGCGCTCAACCTGATCGCCACTGCGCCGCGCACCCTGCGCGATGCCATCGTGACCCCGCACCCAGGTGAGGCTGCGCGCCTGCTTGGTCGCTCGACGGCCAACGTCCAGGCCGACCGCTTCGGCGCGACCGCCGAACTCTGTCACCAGTTGCAAGCTACGGTGGTCTTGAAGGGCGCCGGCACGCTGGTCGCCAGCGAGGGCCAGATTCCGCGCGTGATCGGTGCGGGCAATCCCGGCATGGCCACTGGCGGCATGGGCGATGTGCTGACCGGCGTGATCGCCGCGCTGCGTGCACAGGGCTTGCCTGCCTTCGAAGCCGCCAGCGCCGGTGCGCTGCTGCACAGCATGGCCGGCGACGCAGCCGCCCGGCGTGGTCAGCGTGGACTGCTGGCCACCGATCTGTTCGATCATCTGCAACCGTTGGCCAACCCGGAACCTCATTGA
- the tsaE gene encoding tRNA (adenosine(37)-N6)-threonylcarbamoyltransferase complex ATPase subunit type 1 TsaE, giving the protein MMQLHLATAEDTAQLGAALAKTRPPLASVHLHGDLGAGKSTLARALLRGLGVTGAIRSPTYTLVERYPVEGGEAWHLDLYRLGDASELDFLGLDEAVATLWLIEWPEKGRSGLPPPDLEIYLAIDGDGRSVRLEAGSSAGRGWLERLAHRAS; this is encoded by the coding sequence TTGATGCAGCTGCACCTGGCGACCGCCGAAGACACCGCACAGCTTGGCGCCGCACTGGCCAAGACCCGGCCGCCACTGGCGTCCGTGCATCTGCATGGCGACCTGGGCGCGGGGAAATCAACCCTCGCCCGTGCCCTGCTGCGCGGGCTGGGCGTGACCGGTGCGATCCGCAGCCCCACCTACACCCTGGTCGAGCGCTACCCGGTCGAGGGCGGCGAAGCCTGGCACCTGGACCTGTACCGGCTGGGCGATGCCAGCGAGCTGGATTTCCTGGGTCTGGACGAAGCCGTGGCTACGCTGTGGCTGATCGAATGGCCGGAAAAGGGCCGCAGCGGCCTGCCGCCGCCGGATCTGGAAATCTACCTGGCCATCGATGGCGACGGGCGCAGCGTCCGGCTGGAAGCGGGGTCGAGTGCCGGTCGTGGCTGGCTGGAGCGGCTGGCACACAGGGCCAGTTAG
- a CDS encoding N-acetylmuramoyl-L-alanine amidase produces the protein MLLQGALSPAFAGEVSGINLVNGATGTRAEIALLGSGKFKTISLAGPDRLVVDLPDSSALKQLKLPAATGVVTAVRIGQPVPGTFRVVFDLASSVKAMTPRMEGSGTQSRLVIEWPGDGQTVAASVPKPSVPTVSAAQATSALTADAVRQASAVPPAPAPSQPVAAVATPGELSPAAILAGQPVPGASVQAASVPQADAPRTTIATGRPAPVEPKPTVADAPAAVLPQPRLAMRAGMRPLVIAIDAGHGGQDSGAIGPTGKYEKNVTLAIARELARQIDATPGLKSYLTRDGDYFIPLNQRAVKARAAHADMFISIHADAAENRSASGSSVYVLSLKGATSQRARWLADKENSSDLVGGYKLQTGDSTLSSVLIDLAQSGHMRASEDAAGHVLAGLKQVGNSHKASLEKANFAVLRTSDMPAMLVETAFISNYTEEKQLTDPKFQRGIASAVLEGVETYFTRQPPPGTLFAARAAAASDGQRGGGAP, from the coding sequence ATGCTGCTCCAGGGCGCTCTGTCGCCGGCGTTTGCCGGTGAAGTCAGTGGTATCAACCTGGTCAACGGCGCCACCGGCACCCGCGCTGAAATCGCGCTGCTGGGTTCTGGCAAGTTCAAGACCATTTCCCTGGCCGGTCCCGACCGCCTGGTCGTCGACCTTCCCGATTCCTCGGCGCTGAAGCAGCTCAAGCTGCCGGCCGCCACGGGCGTGGTCACCGCGGTGCGCATCGGCCAGCCGGTGCCGGGCACGTTCCGGGTGGTGTTCGACCTGGCCTCGTCGGTCAAGGCGATGACCCCGCGCATGGAAGGCAGCGGCACGCAGTCGCGGCTGGTGATCGAGTGGCCGGGCGACGGCCAGACGGTTGCCGCCAGCGTGCCGAAGCCGTCCGTGCCGACGGTGTCGGCCGCACAGGCCACTTCGGCGCTCACTGCCGATGCCGTTCGCCAGGCAAGCGCGGTTCCGCCCGCGCCGGCGCCTTCACAGCCCGTGGCTGCGGTGGCCACGCCGGGTGAGCTGTCGCCTGCGGCCATCCTGGCGGGCCAGCCGGTGCCCGGTGCCAGCGTGCAGGCGGCTTCCGTTCCCCAAGCCGACGCGCCCCGGACGACGATAGCCACGGGCCGTCCGGCACCGGTCGAACCCAAGCCCACGGTTGCCGATGCCCCGGCCGCGGTCCTGCCGCAACCCAGGCTGGCGATGCGCGCCGGCATGCGGCCGCTGGTGATCGCCATCGATGCCGGCCACGGCGGCCAGGATTCGGGTGCGATTGGCCCGACCGGCAAGTACGAAAAGAACGTCACCCTGGCCATCGCCCGCGAACTGGCCAGGCAGATCGACGCCACCCCCGGCCTGAAGTCCTACCTGACCCGCGACGGTGATTACTTCATCCCACTCAACCAGCGGGCGGTGAAGGCGCGTGCGGCACATGCCGACATGTTCATCTCGATCCATGCCGACGCCGCGGAAAACCGCAGCGCCAGCGGCTCGTCGGTGTACGTGCTCTCGCTCAAGGGCGCGACCTCGCAGCGCGCGCGCTGGCTGGCCGACAAGGAAAACTCGTCGGACCTGGTCGGCGGCTACAAGCTGCAGACCGGGGACAGCACGCTGTCCTCGGTGCTGATCGACCTGGCCCAGAGCGGCCACATGCGTGCTTCCGAAGACGCTGCCGGCCACGTGCTGGCGGGTCTCAAGCAGGTCGGCAATTCGCACAAGGCGAGCCTTGAAAAAGCCAACTTCGCGGTGCTGCGTACCTCGGACATGCCGGCGATGCTGGTGGAAACCGCGTTCATCTCCAACTACACCGAAGAAAAGCAGCTGACCGATCCCAAGTTCCAGCGCGGGATCGCCAGTGCGGTGCTGGAGGGCGTGGAAACCTACTTCACCCGTCAGCCGCCGCCGGGTACGCTGTTCGCCGCGCGCGCAGCAGCCGCCAGTGATGGCCAACGCGGCGGCGGCGCGCCGTAA
- the mutL gene encoding DNA mismatch repair endonuclease MutL translates to MPIRQLPDTLINQIAAGEVVERPASVVKELVENALDAGALRVDIDLEEGGIRLIRIRDDGGGIAPEELPLAVSRHATSKIASLDDLETVATLGFRGEALPSIASVSRFSLSSRRAHDEHGSTLQVDGGRVGEVTPRQHAQGTTVEVRELFYNVPARRKFLRAERTELSHIEEWLRSLALARPDVELRVSHNGRASRRYKGGGETEPALRLHETLGEEFAAHALRVEHSGAGLRLHGWIAQPAYSRASADQQYVYVNGRSVRDRNIAHAVKMAYQDVMYHGRQPAYVLFLELDPSRVDVNVHPAKHEVRFRESRMIHDFVYRTLQEALAGTRAGVAGGVESEAPPQSTPFAQAAYGMAAPSVMPPHLQWTGSQQSPLGLRVADAPSAYAALYSGGPMRSAEPAPAMLQMPANDGEGGVPPLGYAIAQLHGIYILAENAQGLIVVDMHAAHERIGYERLKTAHDGIGLTAQPLLVPMTLAVAEREADVAEREGATLTELGFDVTRSGPQSLSVRSVPALLAHAEPGALLRDVLADLREHGQTRRVSAARDELLSTMACHGAVRANRKLTVPEMNALLRDMEITERSGQCNHGRPTWAHFGLAEIDKWFLRGR, encoded by the coding sequence GTGCCGATCCGCCAACTCCCCGACACCCTCATCAACCAGATCGCCGCCGGCGAAGTGGTCGAACGTCCTGCATCCGTGGTCAAGGAGCTGGTCGAAAATGCGCTGGACGCCGGTGCCCTGCGCGTGGATATCGATTTGGAGGAGGGCGGCATCCGCCTGATCCGCATTCGCGACGACGGCGGCGGCATCGCCCCGGAAGAACTGCCGCTGGCGGTGTCGCGCCATGCCACCAGCAAGATCGCCTCGCTCGATGACCTGGAAACGGTGGCGACCCTGGGTTTCCGCGGCGAAGCGCTGCCGTCGATCGCCTCGGTCAGCCGCTTTTCCTTGAGTTCGCGCCGCGCGCATGACGAACATGGTTCGACGTTGCAGGTCGATGGTGGCCGCGTGGGTGAGGTGACACCACGCCAGCACGCGCAGGGCACCACGGTGGAAGTACGCGAGCTGTTCTACAACGTGCCGGCGCGGCGCAAGTTCCTGCGCGCCGAACGCACCGAGCTGAGCCATATCGAAGAATGGCTGCGCTCGCTGGCGCTGGCCCGCCCGGACGTCGAACTGCGCGTGTCGCACAACGGCCGCGCCTCGCGCCGCTACAAGGGTGGTGGCGAAACCGAACCGGCCCTGCGCCTGCATGAAACCCTGGGCGAGGAGTTCGCCGCGCATGCCCTGCGCGTGGAGCACAGCGGTGCGGGCCTGCGCCTGCATGGCTGGATCGCGCAGCCGGCGTATTCGCGCGCCAGCGCTGACCAGCAGTATGTGTACGTCAACGGCCGTTCGGTGCGCGACCGCAATATCGCCCATGCGGTGAAGATGGCCTACCAGGACGTGATGTACCACGGCCGCCAGCCGGCCTATGTGCTGTTCCTGGAACTGGACCCGTCGCGGGTGGACGTCAACGTGCACCCGGCCAAGCACGAGGTGCGCTTCCGCGAATCGCGGATGATCCATGACTTCGTCTATCGCACGCTGCAGGAGGCGCTTGCCGGCACGCGTGCCGGGGTCGCCGGTGGCGTGGAAAGTGAAGCGCCGCCGCAGTCGACGCCTTTCGCGCAGGCCGCCTACGGGATGGCCGCGCCCTCGGTGATGCCGCCACACCTGCAGTGGACCGGTTCACAACAGTCGCCATTGGGCCTGCGCGTGGCCGATGCGCCCAGTGCGTATGCCGCACTGTATTCCGGCGGGCCGATGCGTTCGGCTGAACCTGCACCGGCAATGCTGCAGATGCCGGCCAACGATGGCGAAGGTGGCGTGCCTCCGCTGGGCTATGCCATCGCCCAGCTGCATGGCATCTACATCCTGGCCGAGAACGCGCAGGGCCTGATCGTGGTGGACATGCATGCCGCGCACGAGCGCATCGGCTACGAACGCCTGAAGACCGCGCACGATGGCATCGGCCTGACTGCACAGCCGCTGCTGGTGCCGATGACTCTGGCCGTGGCGGAACGCGAAGCCGACGTGGCCGAGCGCGAAGGCGCCACGCTGACCGAGCTGGGGTTCGACGTGACCCGCAGCGGGCCACAGAGCCTGAGCGTGCGCAGCGTGCCCGCGCTGCTGGCCCATGCCGAACCCGGCGCGCTGTTGCGCGACGTGCTGGCCGACCTGCGCGAACACGGCCAGACCCGGCGTGTGTCGGCCGCGCGCGATGAGCTGCTGTCCACGATGGCCTGCCATGGCGCCGTGCGTGCCAATCGCAAGCTGACGGTGCCCGAGATGAACGCGCTGCTGCGCGACATGGAAATCACCGAGCGTTCCGGCCAATGCAATCATGGCCGTCCGACCTGGGCGCACTTCGGCCTGGCCGAAATCGACAAGTGGTTTCTACGGGGGCGTTGA
- a CDS encoding TraB/GumN family protein: protein MFQRCGVLLGLLLAVACPAFAVPAASAPPVPLLWKVTHGQHALYLLGSFHLLKPQDYPLSPEVDAAFADAEQLVLELSSDELTSPALGQAMLAAAQLPAGDSLQQHLEPATWKSLQDYAQANNLPLDALQHLEPWLVATSISVQEMAKQGLDARLGLDMHFIDLARQAGKPVTGLERGQQQIDMLDGMSPAEQEQYLAETLDDSGSTGANETERLHAAWRAGDVATLRDGLAADMKREYPALYQRINVQRNDAWLPKLEARLRGPGDDDTLVVVGALHLLGSDGVVEKLRAKGYDVQRLCNACKQGE from the coding sequence ATGTTCCAACGCTGTGGTGTGTTGCTTGGCCTGCTGTTGGCCGTGGCGTGTCCTGCTTTTGCAGTGCCCGCGGCGTCGGCGCCACCGGTGCCGCTGCTGTGGAAGGTCACGCATGGGCAGCACGCGCTGTACCTGCTGGGTTCGTTCCACCTGCTCAAGCCGCAGGACTATCCCTTGTCACCGGAAGTCGATGCGGCCTTCGCCGACGCCGAGCAACTGGTGCTGGAACTCTCCTCCGATGAACTGACCTCGCCAGCACTGGGGCAGGCCATGCTGGCCGCGGCGCAGCTACCCGCTGGCGACTCCCTGCAGCAGCATCTCGAGCCGGCCACCTGGAAGTCGCTGCAGGACTACGCGCAGGCCAACAACCTGCCATTGGACGCGCTGCAGCACCTGGAGCCATGGCTGGTGGCGACCTCGATCAGCGTGCAGGAAATGGCCAAGCAAGGGCTGGACGCGCGGCTCGGCCTGGACATGCACTTCATCGATCTTGCCAGGCAGGCTGGCAAGCCGGTCACGGGACTGGAACGTGGCCAGCAGCAGATCGACATGCTCGATGGCATGTCGCCAGCCGAACAGGAGCAGTACCTGGCCGAGACGCTGGATGATTCGGGTAGCACTGGCGCCAATGAAACCGAACGCCTGCACGCGGCCTGGCGCGCTGGCGATGTCGCTACCCTGCGCGACGGCCTGGCCGCCGACATGAAGCGCGAATATCCCGCGCTCTACCAGCGCATCAACGTCCAGCGCAACGACGCCTGGCTGCCCAAGCTGGAAGCCCGCCTGCGTGGCCCGGGGGATGACGACACCCTGGTCGTGGTCGGCGCGCTGCATCTGCTCGGCAGCGATGGTGTGGTCGAGAAGCTGCGGGCGAAAGGCTATGACGTGCAACGGTTGTGCAATGCCTGCAAACAAGGCGAATGA
- the rnfB gene encoding Rnf electron transport complex subunit RnfB has translation MTSPAPSLIERLDRLLPQTQCGQCGFDGCRPYAEAMAQGEAGVERCPPGGDAGARALASLLGTAPLPYDRSRGAHLAPEVALIVEADCIGCTKCIQACPVDAIVGGAKFMHTVLADRCTGCGLCIPPCPVDCIVMLPAA, from the coding sequence ATGACCTCGCCCGCTCCATCACTGATCGAACGCCTCGACCGCCTGCTGCCGCAGACCCAGTGCGGGCAATGCGGCTTCGATGGCTGCCGCCCGTATGCCGAGGCGATGGCGCAGGGCGAGGCTGGCGTGGAGCGCTGCCCGCCCGGCGGCGATGCCGGCGCACGCGCATTGGCAAGCCTGCTCGGTACTGCCCCGCTGCCCTACGACCGTAGCCGCGGCGCGCACCTTGCACCGGAAGTCGCATTGATCGTCGAGGCCGATTGCATCGGCTGCACCAAATGCATCCAGGCCTGCCCCGTCGATGCCATCGTCGGTGGTGCCAAGTTCATGCACACCGTCCTGGCCGACCGCTGCACCGGCTGTGGGCTGTGCATCCCGCCATGCCCGGTGGACTGCATCGTGATGTTGCCCGCCGCCTGA
- a CDS encoding HAD family hydrolase: MQLALFDFDHTITHTDTYSGFLRRVATPAQRSSAWRTLGPWLAAYRMGLVSAPSIRARVTHKVFGGRHLDEITAQGQPYANAVLPSLERPEMMQRIDWHQSQGHTVAVVSASLDLYLQPWCQARGLEWICNRLEHHDGLLTGRYADEDCGPHKARLIQARYDLHGFERIHAYGDSREDRPMLALAHERWFCGKRIP, encoded by the coding sequence ATGCAGCTGGCCCTGTTCGATTTCGACCACACCATCACCCATACCGATACCTATTCGGGGTTCCTGCGGCGCGTCGCAACTCCGGCACAGCGCAGCAGTGCCTGGCGCACGCTGGGTCCGTGGCTGGCCGCGTATCGCATGGGACTGGTGTCCGCACCCAGCATCCGTGCGCGTGTCACGCACAAGGTCTTCGGTGGGCGCCACCTGGATGAAATCACCGCGCAGGGCCAGCCGTATGCCAATGCCGTGCTGCCTTCGCTGGAACGGCCGGAGATGATGCAACGCATCGACTGGCACCAGTCGCAGGGGCACACCGTCGCGGTCGTGTCTGCGTCGCTGGACCTGTACCTGCAGCCGTGGTGCCAGGCGCGCGGCCTGGAATGGATCTGCAACCGGCTCGAACACCACGATGGCCTGCTGACCGGGCGTTACGCCGACGAAGACTGCGGCCCGCACAAGGCGCGGCTGATCCAGGCGCGCTACGATCTGCACGGCTTCGAACGCATCCACGCCTACGGCGACAGCCGCGAAGACCGACCGATGCTGGCATTGGCCCACGAGCGTTGGTTCTGCGGAAAGCGCATCCCCTGA